AAACGGCCGTACCCATCCCTAATCATGTCTGCGGGGACCGGCGGGTGTGCCGGTCCGCGACCCAACGCTCTTAACGGGAGTAACTCACCGATGCCGGCTCAAGTACAGAAGGAAGCTCCGGACTTTACCGCAAAGGCCGTGGTCAACGGCCAGATCACCCCGGACGACGCGCCCTACAAGCTGTCGAGCAACCGCGGGAAGTACGTCGTCCTGTTCTTCTACCCGCTCGACTTCACCTTCGTGTGCCCCACGGAGATCATCGCGTTCAGCGACCGGATCGCCGAGTTCGAGAAGCGGAACTGCCAGGTCGTCGGCGTGTCGGTGGACAGCCAGTTCTCGCACCTCGCGTGGGTCGAGACGCCGCGCGCCAAGGGCGGGCTGGGCGAACTGAAGTACCCGCTCGTCGCCGACCTGACGAAGAAGATCAGC
The Gemmata palustris DNA segment above includes these coding regions:
- a CDS encoding peroxiredoxin; translation: MPAQVQKEAPDFTAKAVVNGQITPDDAPYKLSSNRGKYVVLFFYPLDFTFVCPTEIIAFSDRIAEFEKRNCQVVGVSVDSQFSHLAWVETPRAKGGLGELKYPLVADLTKKISADYGVLLDAGISLRGLFVIDQKGIVRAITIHDLPLGRSVDEALRVLDALQHFEKHGEVCPADWKPGAATIDTKNAGAYFEKAAAGKK